A stretch of the Corylus avellana chromosome ca6, CavTom2PMs-1.0 genome encodes the following:
- the LOC132185305 gene encoding probable receptor-like protein kinase At5g20050: MERSAGRRSSDQKLQLLGYCCSPGMPRLLVYEFIPNGSLDCWIFPRRETQNRRGGCLSCESRYRVAIDVAKALSYLHHDCRSRVLHLDVKPENILLDENYKAIVADFGLSKQVVARPAWVWPDPAWVTRPTPGSWPRPAFNAFLLLHFNQ; this comes from the coding sequence ATGGAGAGGAGCGCGGGGAGAAGGAGTTCAGATCAGAAGTTGCAGCTTCTTGGCTATTGTTGCAGTCCTGGGATGCCTAGGCTTCTTGTTTATGAGTTCATCCCAAATGGGTCATTGGATTGTTGGATTTTCCCAAGAAGGGAAACCCAGAACCGGCGTGGCGGGTGCTTGTCGTGTGAGTCAAGGTACAGAGTTGCCATTGATGTTGCTAAAGCACTGTCTTACCTCCACCATGATTGCCGGTCAAGGGTCTTGCACCTTGATGTGAAGCCAGAAAATATACTTCTGGATGAGAATTACAAAGCAATTGTGGCAGATTTCGGCCTCTCGAAGCAGGTTGTGGCCAGGCCTGCGTGGGTCTGGCCTGACCCAGCGTGGGTCACCAGACCCACGCCTGGGTCGTGGCCACGACCTGCCTTCAACGcatttcttcttctccatttcaatcAGTGA